Proteins from one Thaumasiovibrio subtropicus genomic window:
- the cls gene encoding cardiolipin synthase: MANFYSVLALISVVLYYILAIGISIRVVVKRRVVGVSLAWLMVIYSLPFVGVAAYLMFGELNLGRKRAERADRMFEPYGEWFRALDACEAHQPTKISREALPIHQLCEQQLNIPSLSGNTLSLLTAPDEIMLAMIEDIEKAKHTIHLEFYIWHPGGLANDVGKALLDAAARGVKIKLLLDSAGSLTFFRSAWPKTFKAAGIEVVEALAVSPWRMFLRRMDLRQHRKIVVIDNKVGYTGSMNLVDPRYFKADAGVGHWVDIMVRITGPNVAVLNAIQAWDWEVETGKRALPPIPQCGLEKTNEYDAIMTIPSGPGMPDAIIHKVLSLAIYQARDSITITTPYFVPSEALHYALLNAAQRGVEVNIILPKHNDSIMVRWASRSFFHDLLSAGVTIHQFDGGLLHTKSVVIDKKHCLIGTVNLDMRSLWLNFELTLAIDDREFTKQMIWLQQKYIDESETVDQARWQLRTVKDRFLEHFFYLFSPLL; this comes from the coding sequence ATGGCCAACTTCTACTCTGTACTCGCTTTAATCAGTGTGGTGCTCTACTACATTCTCGCGATTGGTATCTCGATCCGCGTAGTAGTCAAGCGTCGCGTCGTAGGTGTGTCGCTAGCGTGGCTGATGGTGATTTACTCGTTACCCTTTGTTGGCGTTGCTGCTTACCTGATGTTTGGCGAGTTAAACCTCGGTAGAAAACGCGCAGAGCGTGCCGATCGTATGTTTGAGCCCTATGGCGAATGGTTTAGGGCACTCGACGCATGTGAAGCACATCAACCGACCAAGATCAGCCGAGAAGCCTTGCCGATCCATCAGTTATGCGAGCAGCAACTGAATATTCCTAGCTTGAGTGGTAACACCTTGTCTCTACTGACCGCGCCGGATGAAATCATGCTGGCGATGATCGAAGACATAGAGAAAGCAAAGCACACGATCCACCTCGAGTTCTATATTTGGCATCCCGGTGGCCTCGCCAACGATGTCGGTAAAGCGCTACTTGATGCCGCAGCGCGTGGCGTAAAAATAAAGCTACTACTCGACTCAGCAGGAAGCCTGACTTTCTTTCGCTCCGCATGGCCGAAAACCTTTAAAGCGGCGGGTATCGAAGTGGTTGAAGCGCTCGCTGTGAGTCCGTGGCGAATGTTCTTGCGACGCATGGACTTGAGACAACACCGTAAAATCGTCGTCATAGATAACAAGGTGGGGTATACAGGTTCGATGAATCTTGTCGACCCGCGTTACTTCAAAGCGGACGCTGGTGTCGGTCACTGGGTTGACATCATGGTACGTATTACGGGTCCCAACGTGGCAGTATTAAATGCTATCCAAGCTTGGGACTGGGAAGTGGAAACAGGTAAACGCGCCTTACCACCTATTCCACAATGTGGATTAGAAAAAACCAACGAATATGATGCCATTATGACGATTCCATCCGGGCCCGGTATGCCTGATGCCATCATTCATAAGGTACTCAGCTTGGCCATTTACCAAGCACGTGACAGCATCACCATTACCACGCCTTACTTTGTGCCAAGCGAAGCACTGCATTATGCGTTACTCAATGCCGCTCAACGTGGCGTAGAGGTCAACATCATCCTTCCCAAGCATAATGATTCCATCATGGTGCGTTGGGCGAGCCGCTCATTTTTCCACGACTTACTGAGCGCCGGGGTGACCATTCACCAATTTGATGGTGGGTTGTTGCACACCAAATCGGTTGTTATCGACAAGAAGCACTGCCTGATCGGCACAGTTAACTTGGATATGCGCAGTCTTTGGCTCAATTTCGAGCTGACGTTGGCGATTGACGATCGAGAGTTCACTAAACAGATGATTTGGTTACAGCAAAAGTACATCGACGAATCAGAAACCGTCGATCAAGCGCGTTGGCAATTAAGAACCGTAAAAGACCGTTTCCTCGAACATTTCTTTTATTTGTTTAGCCCACTGCTCTAG
- a CDS encoding sodium-dependent transporter, with the protein MATSVAGESRAQFSSKIGFILAAAGSAVGLGNIWGFPTQAASNGGGAFLLIYLFMVFLLGYPLLVAELAIGRYSQANPIKSSGAIMPKGLAGSGRALAVVGLITASCILSFYAILAGWLLGFFISPLLEIVGFTEAATWLETFSTGRNLLLMGLFMAATIYIVKSGVAEGIERWSTRLMPVLVVLFLVLIAYIMTQSGAMAGLKMFLVPDFSQVDSGMIHSAMGQAFFSLSLGACTMMVYGSYLRKDADLPKTAGQVALIDTGIAFIAGLLIMPAMFVAQNNGVKIFDEAGNLESSGDLVFEVLPAMFETMGGAGLLVSIIFFALMVIAALTSSISLLEVPVSTASEELNLPRSTSSWLIGGVISVLSVAIIFNFGWLFDAVIVASTEYAQPILGVVFALLVGWVWKRDGLLSELRQGAPEMETSLFWKIWPWYVRVVCPAMLLFVFLS; encoded by the coding sequence ATGGCAACGAGTGTCGCAGGCGAATCAAGAGCACAATTCAGCTCAAAGATTGGCTTTATTTTAGCCGCTGCAGGTTCAGCGGTTGGACTCGGGAACATTTGGGGGTTCCCGACCCAAGCAGCAAGTAACGGTGGAGGCGCATTCCTACTCATTTACCTGTTTATGGTTTTCTTATTGGGGTATCCGTTGTTGGTGGCTGAGCTCGCCATTGGCCGTTACAGTCAAGCAAACCCGATAAAGTCGTCGGGGGCAATCATGCCGAAAGGCCTTGCCGGCTCAGGCCGCGCACTCGCGGTGGTTGGCTTGATTACCGCATCATGTATCCTCAGCTTTTATGCCATCCTTGCTGGTTGGTTATTGGGTTTTTTCATCAGCCCACTGCTTGAAATTGTCGGGTTTACAGAGGCAGCGACTTGGTTAGAGACGTTCTCTACGGGCCGTAACTTGCTGTTGATGGGGTTATTCATGGCTGCCACTATTTATATTGTAAAAAGTGGTGTGGCTGAAGGGATCGAGCGTTGGTCAACACGCCTAATGCCCGTGCTGGTGGTGTTGTTCTTAGTCTTGATCGCTTACATCATGACGCAGAGCGGCGCGATGGCGGGACTAAAAATGTTCTTGGTACCTGATTTTAGCCAAGTCGACTCCGGCATGATTCACAGTGCTATGGGTCAAGCGTTTTTCTCTCTTTCGTTGGGCGCGTGTACCATGATGGTTTATGGTTCATATCTGCGTAAAGATGCCGATCTTCCTAAAACCGCGGGTCAAGTTGCGCTGATTGATACGGGGATTGCCTTTATTGCCGGTTTGCTGATTATGCCAGCGATGTTTGTTGCTCAGAACAATGGTGTGAAGATTTTTGATGAGGCGGGAAATTTAGAAAGCTCAGGAGATCTGGTATTTGAAGTCCTGCCAGCCATGTTTGAAACCATGGGCGGTGCTGGGTTATTGGTCTCAATCATTTTCTTTGCGCTGATGGTTATAGCGGCACTGACGTCGTCGATCTCACTGCTTGAAGTGCCAGTATCAACGGCAAGTGAAGAGCTTAATCTGCCGCGCAGCACTTCCTCTTGGTTGATCGGTGGCGTGATTTCTGTGCTTTCAGTGGCCATCATTTTTAACTTTGGCTGGTTGTTTGATGCCGTGATTGTGGCGTCAACTGAGTATGCGCAACCTATTTTAGGTGTTGTTTTTGCCTTGCTCGTCGGTTGGGTATGGAAACGTGATGGTTTGTTGAGTGAGTTACGCCAAGGCGCGCCAGAGATGGAGACGAGTCTGTTCTGGAAAATTTGGCCTTGGTACGTTCGCGTCGTTTGCCCTGCCATGCTTCTCTTTGTTTTCCTCTCATAA
- a CDS encoding TIGR01621 family pseudouridine synthase encodes MFTLLHVDDDFVIIDKHPNVSVHKDDGETMLVGEVAKAVGDEHLYLVHRLDKMTSGLLMLARHGEAAASLSKLFADRLVQKYYLAIGEKKPTKKQGLISGDMERSRRSSWKLLPTKKNPAITQFFSVAGDAGQRIFICKPHTGKTHQIRVALKSVGAAILGDPIYGQQSINRECDRGYLHAYGLQFEYQGRQLAFVAPPSIGNEWQSASVQAAVAAWQYPENLPWPVIKPTRPSKGTR; translated from the coding sequence ATGTTTACCCTTCTTCATGTTGATGATGACTTTGTCATTATTGATAAGCACCCGAATGTCAGTGTCCATAAAGATGACGGGGAGACCATGCTGGTCGGAGAGGTAGCAAAAGCCGTTGGTGATGAGCACCTTTATCTCGTCCATCGCTTAGACAAAATGACGTCAGGGTTGCTAATGCTAGCCCGCCATGGGGAGGCGGCAGCCTCTCTTTCTAAGCTGTTTGCTGACCGCTTAGTGCAGAAGTACTACCTAGCCATCGGGGAAAAAAAGCCCACTAAGAAGCAAGGTTTGATCTCAGGTGATATGGAACGCTCTCGTCGAAGCAGTTGGAAGTTGTTACCCACTAAGAAAAATCCTGCGATAACGCAGTTTTTTTCAGTTGCGGGAGACGCAGGCCAACGTATCTTCATTTGTAAACCCCACACGGGCAAGACGCATCAAATCCGTGTCGCACTAAAAAGTGTCGGCGCTGCTATCTTGGGTGATCCCATTTATGGTCAGCAGTCGATAAACAGAGAGTGTGACCGCGGTTATCTGCATGCCTATGGATTGCAGTTTGAATATCAAGGACGCCAGCTCGCTTTTGTCGCACCACCTTCGATTGGCAACGAATGGCAGTCAGCGTCGGTGCAGGCAGCCGTTGCGGCTTGGCAATACCCAGAAAACTTACCTTGGCCAGTGATTAAGCCAACACGACCTTCAAAAGGAACGCGATAA
- a CDS encoding class I SAM-dependent methyltransferase yields the protein MTPEAIPVLKQHLVEQLSRPLTEAERLFHGRGRCWSGLEQITVDWLSGQCLVSLFKMPTEVFTEALITMLNQLVETPQWQAQNASGLLLQYRDQPGSPTDVIWGELASSHLIKESGLTYQLDLGRNQNNGLFLDMRNGRDWVKARSAGKRVLNLFAYTCGFSVAAIEGGADLVVNIDMAKASLSRGRDNHRHNNHDLSKVKFLGHDILKSFGKIKKSGPYDLIVIDPPTFQKGSFALTKDYQKILRRLPDLLVTGGEVLACVNDPHLSADFLIEEMAREVPSMVFQHRLDNPDAFKDIDEQGGLKALVFQ from the coding sequence ATGACGCCTGAAGCAATACCTGTACTCAAGCAGCATTTGGTCGAACAGCTTTCGCGGCCGCTCACTGAGGCTGAACGGCTCTTTCATGGCCGCGGTCGTTGTTGGAGTGGGTTAGAGCAGATCACTGTGGATTGGTTAAGTGGTCAGTGCTTAGTGTCGCTGTTTAAAATGCCGACTGAGGTGTTTACGGAGGCATTGATCACCATGCTGAACCAGTTGGTTGAGACACCACAATGGCAAGCGCAAAACGCGAGTGGGCTGCTATTGCAATATCGTGATCAGCCGGGATCGCCCACAGACGTGATCTGGGGTGAGCTTGCGTCTTCGCATTTGATCAAGGAGTCGGGATTGACCTATCAGCTTGATCTCGGCCGAAATCAAAATAATGGATTGTTCCTTGATATGCGTAATGGTCGTGATTGGGTCAAAGCGCGAAGTGCCGGTAAACGGGTCTTAAATCTGTTTGCTTATACCTGCGGCTTCTCAGTGGCCGCCATTGAAGGGGGAGCGGATTTGGTGGTCAATATCGATATGGCTAAAGCATCCCTGTCACGCGGTCGTGATAATCATCGCCACAATAACCATGATCTGAGTAAGGTAAAGTTTCTAGGTCATGACATTCTCAAATCGTTCGGCAAGATCAAAAAGAGCGGGCCCTATGATTTGATTGTGATTGATCCACCGACGTTTCAAAAAGGCAGCTTTGCGTTGACCAAGGATTATCAAAAGATTTTACGGCGACTGCCTGATCTGCTGGTCACTGGTGGGGAAGTGCTCGCTTGTGTGAATGATCCTCATTTGAGTGCCGATTTCCTAATTGAAGAGATGGCACGCGAAGTGCCATCAATGGTGTTTCAGCATCGGTTGGATAACCCAGATGCCTTTAAAGACATTGATGAACAAGGTGGTTTGAAAGCGCTTGTGTTTCAATAG
- a CDS encoding DUF1566 domain-containing protein, protein MKYSLLTLALLSTGASACLENNGRFEKTSVNTDQGEVIVVNDKKTNLQWLHCPLGQTTEQCIGDAQEHTFKTYFHKDTATAAIAEFNGNFAEEQHWRLPHTMELGTITDYNCEFGTNLALFSMSVSSTEYRQMEGNLKAVRDSYAPLLQAIDDAKAAWQHDLEHNPEVIAIMAEIERLEALREKKPTRELALKIRAQWSKLYDKEELVVDGKVVMEDGKPVMVLKYPNYSAQGKAQWAFDKVYRKGDESQRLLSYEQEYQAVKVPMAQWFATTGGLGIKLQNSMNYSVHSGKEGWGLEQIHYFNGISMYLRLVREIPTAE, encoded by the coding sequence ATGAAATATTCACTACTTACCCTCGCACTGCTATCCACTGGTGCGTCAGCTTGTTTAGAAAACAACGGCCGTTTCGAAAAAACCTCAGTCAACACTGACCAAGGCGAAGTGATTGTTGTTAATGATAAAAAGACTAACCTTCAATGGCTACATTGTCCGCTGGGTCAAACGACTGAACAGTGTATTGGTGATGCCCAAGAGCATACTTTTAAGACTTACTTCCACAAAGATACCGCCACCGCTGCCATTGCTGAGTTCAATGGTAACTTCGCTGAAGAGCAGCACTGGCGCCTCCCTCATACAATGGAACTAGGCACCATTACTGATTACAACTGCGAATTTGGTACTAACTTAGCGCTGTTTTCAATGTCTGTTTCCTCGACAGAATATCGTCAGATGGAAGGTAACCTTAAAGCAGTAAGGGACAGCTATGCGCCCCTTTTACAAGCGATTGACGATGCCAAAGCAGCTTGGCAACACGATCTTGAACACAATCCAGAAGTGATTGCGATCATGGCTGAGATTGAGCGTCTAGAAGCGCTGCGCGAGAAAAAGCCAACAAGGGAGCTCGCGCTTAAGATCCGCGCTCAATGGAGTAAGCTCTACGACAAAGAAGAACTTGTCGTCGATGGCAAAGTGGTTATGGAAGACGGTAAGCCCGTCATGGTGCTCAAATACCCTAACTACTCTGCACAAGGGAAAGCACAATGGGCATTTGATAAGGTCTATCGCAAAGGCGATGAGAGTCAGCGCCTACTCAGCTACGAACAAGAATACCAAGCCGTCAAAGTTCCGATGGCACAGTGGTTTGCCACCACAGGAGGCCTTGGAATCAAGCTACAGAACAGCATGAACTACAGTGTGCACAGTGGTAAAGAAGGCTGGGGATTAGAGCAGATCCATTACTTCAACGGAATTAGCATGTATCTGCGTTTAGTCAGAGAAATTCCTACCGCAGAATAG
- a CDS encoding DUF1566 domain-containing protein — translation MTALKKSLLGLSVTLALSACGGGGGGDTSTAPSTPTVSHSLTGKISGQYDAVEVRLMAGEKQLDSITIQNVTKTNGTSYSFNLTNKMVNDTTPLHLDVLEVVLKESNPATTKAASEVESETALYTINLGTRAALIAADSNENGIITAEEESRLYLTATTSLLTAFQTGGHEDFNTIVQRIGREKFNALNALVHALNDSVKVDNTPVLLKSLVPNADKILSDEYLLSLVDLITPTDAEPSVINRLLAAIEGDLPAAPQPVEAPKEDTTTEAVATAKSQAADTPAMLNVPELVRTQVEAKAKYFKDAPYSDSARLVLDNTYPRYSLTLKGEVLDGLRDPQVSLQIGNYHNDPYAPDYFNYANKPKTPYLLPIELDGLDYETIDLDGTAFRFEFALRDNQNTMYTPENCKPIAAGTKSYKARNYRYDEVQDLLTLVVYDRDTGTEMRSVLGSMCELLPLANKGVLTPKELPALNVTLEQAAHAILLERSAHETSTANYFFPTSLKSIQETFAKHSQDNLEFMMTIIAMQITGAETKAGIVPDSADDFHNTAALIMGVDKSGGYRNWIKGDAKKGYADMLLVFNQLTQINDVYVGMRELDMDLPELITDSAKRIAGISQFTSDKQLGDELVAKINRDESWLPEVPKEGIDIICSAVVADDQIRGIALRGQGEGWLTIGWDKYDSSSEYTLHWDTQHFDRPSQAANSVTVEKPIATIENLTEYQTYYFAISHNGTPSVTFPVRKGDMGLNTQHLDTNNVDCDQTTGLAVNSHINGQGAMSFLKVGTNGDRLYRQDLNYQSLPFACVNELKHGRTWAIMNAEEEDGDRIRHWMSIDNRYVNGSGLEIEDNKFNGFCVTKDGDVIRENLAESCNTEMLVKMANEAAHCGVTDWRVPTFAELDNLRLNKDGLFDDNFFPGADDGRTYWLSGNNPNHEGHGTTVHYKFRPKATITNNASPQQVMLVSDGLKITNQ, via the coding sequence ATGACTGCTTTGAAGAAGTCTCTTCTTGGATTATCCGTGACTCTGGCACTCAGTGCCTGCGGTGGCGGCGGTGGTGGCGACACATCAACAGCCCCAAGCACCCCTACAGTGAGTCACTCACTGACGGGCAAAATTTCTGGTCAGTACGACGCAGTCGAAGTACGACTCATGGCTGGGGAAAAACAGCTAGATAGCATAACCATTCAAAACGTTACAAAAACGAATGGGACGAGCTATAGCTTCAACCTTACCAACAAGATGGTTAATGACACCACGCCTCTGCATCTCGACGTACTTGAAGTCGTTTTGAAAGAGAGTAACCCAGCGACAACCAAAGCCGCTTCTGAAGTTGAAAGTGAAACCGCGCTGTACACCATCAACTTAGGCACACGTGCTGCGCTGATTGCTGCTGATAGCAACGAAAATGGCATTATCACTGCAGAAGAAGAGTCGCGACTTTATCTCACCGCGACAACATCCCTGCTGACGGCTTTCCAAACGGGTGGCCACGAAGATTTTAATACTATTGTGCAGCGTATCGGTCGTGAAAAGTTCAACGCACTTAATGCGCTCGTTCATGCGCTAAATGACTCAGTCAAAGTCGACAACACCCCTGTGTTGCTCAAATCATTGGTGCCTAACGCCGATAAGATCCTTTCTGATGAGTATCTCCTTTCGTTAGTCGATCTCATCACGCCGACTGACGCAGAGCCATCAGTCATCAACCGTCTTCTCGCCGCGATTGAAGGCGACTTACCTGCCGCGCCACAACCGGTTGAAGCCCCAAAAGAAGACACCACGACAGAGGCAGTAGCAACGGCAAAATCTCAAGCTGCGGATACGCCAGCCATGCTGAACGTGCCCGAGTTGGTGCGAACGCAAGTCGAGGCCAAAGCAAAATACTTTAAAGATGCCCCTTACAGCGACAGCGCTCGTTTAGTCTTGGATAACACTTATCCTCGCTATAGCCTTACCCTAAAAGGTGAAGTGCTTGATGGCCTTCGCGATCCGCAAGTTTCTTTGCAGATCGGTAATTATCACAACGATCCTTACGCGCCGGATTACTTCAACTACGCAAATAAACCGAAAACACCGTACTTACTGCCCATCGAACTCGACGGACTAGACTACGAAACGATCGATCTCGACGGCACGGCATTTCGCTTTGAATTTGCCCTGCGTGACAATCAAAACACCATGTACACGCCTGAGAACTGTAAACCGATTGCCGCGGGTACCAAGAGCTACAAAGCACGTAACTATCGCTATGACGAAGTACAAGATCTGCTAACACTGGTTGTCTATGACCGCGATACAGGCACGGAAATGCGCTCTGTATTGGGTTCAATGTGTGAACTACTTCCTCTGGCCAATAAAGGCGTGCTAACCCCTAAAGAGCTACCCGCTCTAAACGTCACCCTTGAGCAAGCCGCTCACGCAATTTTGCTCGAACGAAGCGCACATGAAACGTCTACGGCAAACTATTTCTTCCCTACCAGCCTCAAGAGCATTCAGGAAACCTTTGCCAAACATTCGCAAGATAACCTCGAGTTTATGATGACCATCATCGCGATGCAGATCACCGGGGCGGAAACGAAAGCGGGGATCGTCCCCGACAGCGCGGATGACTTCCACAACACCGCTGCCTTGATTATGGGGGTGGATAAGTCTGGTGGCTATCGTAACTGGATCAAAGGCGACGCCAAGAAAGGCTATGCCGACATGCTGTTGGTCTTCAATCAGCTCACACAAATCAACGACGTCTATGTCGGTATGCGTGAACTGGATATGGACTTACCTGAGCTTATCACTGACAGCGCAAAACGCATCGCGGGTATCTCACAGTTTACCTCTGATAAACAGTTGGGTGATGAGTTAGTCGCAAAAATCAACCGCGACGAATCTTGGCTTCCTGAAGTGCCTAAAGAAGGTATCGACATCATCTGTAGCGCCGTGGTCGCAGACGACCAAATTCGCGGTATTGCATTACGCGGTCAAGGCGAAGGCTGGTTAACCATTGGATGGGACAAGTACGACAGCAGCAGCGAGTACACCCTGCATTGGGATACCCAACATTTTGATCGTCCATCACAGGCAGCAAACAGCGTGACGGTGGAAAAACCTATCGCGACAATTGAAAACCTCACCGAATATCAAACGTACTACTTTGCGATTAGTCACAACGGCACTCCTAGCGTGACTTTCCCGGTACGTAAAGGAGACATGGGCTTAAATACGCAACACCTCGACACCAATAATGTCGATTGCGATCAAACGACCGGCCTTGCGGTGAACTCTCATATCAACGGCCAAGGTGCGATGAGCTTCTTGAAGGTAGGCACCAATGGTGACCGCCTCTATCGTCAAGACTTGAACTATCAATCGCTGCCGTTTGCGTGTGTTAATGAACTGAAACATGGCCGCACTTGGGCCATCATGAACGCGGAAGAAGAAGATGGCGATCGCATCCGTCACTGGATGAGTATTGATAACCGCTACGTCAATGGCAGTGGGCTTGAAATTGAAGACAATAAGTTCAATGGCTTCTGTGTGACCAAAGACGGCGATGTGATTCGTGAAAACCTCGCCGAGTCTTGCAACACTGAGATGCTAGTGAAAATGGCCAATGAGGCAGCACACTGCGGCGTGACCGATTGGCGTGTGCCGACGTTTGCCGAGTTGGATAACTTACGCCTCAATAAAGATGGCTTGTTTGATGACAACTTCTTCCCTGGTGCCGATGATGGCCGTACCTACTGGTTAAGCGGCAATAACCCGAACCACGAAGGGCACGGGACAACGGTTCACTATAAGTTTCGACCAAAAGCCACCATCACCAACAACGCCTCACCGCAACAAGTTATGCTTGTCAGTGATGGCCTAAAAATCACCAACCAATAA
- the gspS2 gene encoding type II secretion system pilot lipoprotein GspS-beta, translated as MKKLLLSLLCIATIAGCASSPDDEAMAIAQSRANRLNDLMPMDVGKYKFIRARSQEKFVLVEILYGGGSRVTPSQFLRNSIATYCEDPTIRPVLDKGVGYGFTIRDARGRPISEQVITAETCSQ; from the coding sequence ATGAAAAAGTTACTCTTAAGCTTACTCTGTATTGCCACTATTGCAGGATGCGCTAGCTCGCCAGACGACGAAGCGATGGCTATTGCGCAGTCTCGAGCCAACCGCCTTAATGACCTCATGCCAATGGATGTGGGTAAATACAAATTTATCCGCGCACGTTCGCAAGAAAAGTTTGTCCTCGTCGAAATTCTGTATGGCGGCGGTAGCCGTGTGACCCCTAGCCAATTTTTACGCAATAGTATTGCCACGTACTGTGAAGACCCAACCATTCGCCCAGTATTAGATAAAGGCGTCGGTTATGGCTTTACCATTCGTGATGCGCGTGGACGCCCAATATCTGAACAGGTGATTACGGCTGAGACGTGTAGCCAATAA
- a CDS encoding YciI family protein, which translates to MWYVIFSQDVENSLEKRMGVREQHLARLRNLQDEGRLLVAGPMPAIDSENPGDAGFTGSTVIAEFASLEQAQAWADADPYIEAGVYEKVIVKPFKKVLP; encoded by the coding sequence ATGTGGTACGTCATTTTCTCTCAAGACGTTGAAAACAGTCTTGAAAAGCGCATGGGAGTGCGTGAGCAACACCTCGCTCGACTTCGTAATTTACAAGACGAAGGACGCCTGTTGGTTGCTGGACCAATGCCAGCCATTGACAGTGAAAACCCGGGCGATGCGGGCTTCACTGGTTCAACCGTGATCGCCGAATTTGCCTCGCTAGAGCAAGCGCAGGCGTGGGCAGATGCTGACCCCTACATTGAAGCAGGTGTTTACGAGAAAGTGATCGTGAAGCCATTTAAGAAAGTGCTGCCTTAA
- the yciA gene encoding acyl-CoA thioester hydrolase YciA, whose product MSSHIPQGQLLSRTLAMPADTNPNGDIFGGWIMSQLDLAGGILAKEISGGRIATVSVDGIHFKAPVKVGDVVCCYGECSRIGNTSMSIHLEVWVKPVKEEGIGERYQVCEATFNYVAINNEGRPRPIKK is encoded by the coding sequence ATGAGTTCACACATTCCTCAGGGCCAGCTATTGTCACGCACCCTTGCTATGCCTGCAGATACCAACCCAAACGGTGACATTTTTGGTGGTTGGATAATGTCCCAACTCGACTTAGCAGGTGGCATTCTGGCCAAGGAAATTTCCGGTGGTCGTATCGCCACCGTCTCCGTTGACGGCATTCATTTCAAAGCCCCTGTTAAAGTCGGTGATGTCGTGTGCTGCTACGGTGAGTGTTCTCGCATTGGGAACACGTCGATGAGTATTCATCTCGAAGTTTGGGTAAAACCCGTTAAAGAAGAAGGGATTGGCGAGCGCTATCAAGTCTGTGAAGCGACATTTAACTATGTCGCGATTAACAATGAAGGCCGACCTCGACCAATCAAAAAGTAA
- a CDS encoding septation protein A, with protein sequence MKQLLDFIPLIIFFILYQRYDIYFATGALIVATAVQMLVTWVLYKKVEKMQLATFVMVLIFGGMTILFQDEAFIKWKVTILYAAFALGLWISQLMKKPLIKSMLGKEIVLEDQAWLRLNRAWAVFFLFCAVLNIYVSYSFSLDTWVNFKVFGLLGLTFMFTLGSGVFLYRHMSKEDEDNNDS encoded by the coding sequence ATGAAACAGTTGCTCGATTTTATTCCCCTGATCATCTTCTTCATACTCTATCAACGCTACGATATTTACTTCGCCACGGGTGCCCTCATCGTCGCCACCGCGGTGCAAATGTTAGTCACTTGGGTGCTGTATAAAAAAGTAGAGAAGATGCAGCTTGCCACCTTTGTAATGGTGCTCATTTTTGGCGGAATGACAATCCTGTTTCAGGATGAGGCATTTATTAAATGGAAAGTCACCATTCTGTATGCCGCGTTTGCACTAGGCTTGTGGATTTCGCAGTTAATGAAGAAACCCTTGATCAAATCGATGCTCGGAAAAGAGATCGTACTTGAAGATCAAGCGTGGTTGCGCTTAAATCGCGCTTGGGCAGTTTTCTTCCTGTTCTGCGCCGTATTAAACATCTATGTCTCTTATTCGTTTTCTCTCGACACTTGGGTCAACTTTAAAGTGTTTGGCTTATTGGGGCTCACCTTCATGTTTACGCTTGGAAGTGGGGTATTTCTCTACCGCCATATGTCAAAAGAAGACGAGGACAACAACGATTCGTAA